One window from the genome of Enterobacter asburiae encodes:
- a CDS encoding MurR/RpiR family transcriptional regulator — protein MFTHSAIASLNNLEMMVYNYVIKNRDKVMYMTIRELADAADVSTTTILRFCRKLNCEGYSEFRVRFKLYLEQNESQQTNFGASEIISFFKSVNNEEFDALLDNAVDIILSSERIIFVGAGTSGSLAKYGARFFSNIGKFSNHIDDPYFPVTNDMAKNALAIVLSVSGETEEILRFASQFSLHHCKVLSITSHEHSRLAKLADFNLSWHVPQTRIAGVYDITTQIPVIYILESLGRKLAKKLTE, from the coding sequence ATGTTCACCCACTCCGCCATTGCCAGTCTCAATAACCTGGAGATGATGGTCTACAACTATGTCATAAAAAATCGTGACAAAGTCATGTACATGACCATCCGCGAGCTGGCGGATGCGGCAGACGTCTCAACCACCACTATCCTGCGCTTTTGCCGCAAGCTTAACTGCGAAGGCTATTCTGAATTCCGCGTGCGCTTTAAGCTTTATCTTGAGCAGAACGAGTCCCAGCAGACAAACTTCGGCGCCAGCGAAATTATCAGCTTTTTTAAAAGCGTGAATAATGAAGAGTTCGACGCGTTATTGGATAATGCGGTAGATATTATTTTATCGTCCGAGCGAATTATATTTGTCGGTGCCGGGACATCGGGTTCTCTGGCAAAATATGGCGCACGCTTCTTTTCTAATATTGGCAAATTCAGTAACCATATTGACGACCCTTATTTCCCGGTCACCAATGATATGGCGAAAAATGCGCTGGCGATTGTGCTCTCGGTTTCGGGCGAGACCGAGGAAATCCTGCGCTTCGCCAGCCAGTTCAGCCTGCATCACTGCAAGGTGCTCTCTATTACCAGCCACGAGCACTCGCGTCTGGCAAAGCTGGCGGATTTTAATCTCTCCTGGCATGTTCCTCAGACGCGTATTGCAGGCGTCTACGACATCACCACGCAAATTCCCGTCATTTATATTCTGGAATCTCTCGGACGTAAGCTGGCGAAGAAACTCACAGAATAA
- the trhA gene encoding PAQR family membrane homeostasis protein TrhA, producing the protein MVSRPLIAQGYSLAEEVANSISHGIGLVFGIVGLVLLLVQAVDANASAMAITSYSLYGGSMILLFLASTLYHAIPHQRAKTWLKKFDHCAIYLLIAGTYTPFLLVGLNSPLSRGLMIVIWSLALLGILFKLTIAHRFKVLSLVTYLTMGWLSLIVVYQLAVKLSVGGVTLLALGGVVYSLGVIFYVCKRIPYNHAIWHGFVLGGSVCHFLAIYLYVGQV; encoded by the coding sequence ATGGTGAGCAGACCATTAATCGCACAGGGATATTCGCTGGCTGAGGAAGTAGCCAACAGCATCAGCCACGGCATTGGCCTGGTGTTTGGCATTGTCGGTTTAGTGTTATTGCTGGTGCAGGCGGTGGACGCCAATGCCAGCGCGATGGCCATTACCAGCTACAGCCTGTATGGCGGGAGTATGATCCTGCTGTTCCTGGCGTCGACACTGTATCACGCGATCCCGCATCAGCGGGCCAAGACGTGGCTCAAGAAATTTGACCACTGTGCTATCTATCTTCTTATTGCAGGCACCTACACACCGTTTTTGCTGGTGGGGCTCAACTCGCCGCTGTCGCGTGGCCTGATGATTGTTATCTGGAGCCTGGCACTGCTGGGGATCCTGTTTAAGCTGACCATAGCGCACCGCTTTAAGGTGCTGTCACTGGTCACCTATCTGACCATGGGCTGGCTGTCGCTGATTGTGGTGTATCAACTGGCGGTCAAACTGTCGGTAGGGGGCGTAACGCTTCTGGCCTTAGGCGGCGTGGTGTACTCGCTCGGCGTGATTTTCTACGTCTGCAAGCGCATCCCTTACAACCATGCCATCTGGCACGGCTTTGTGCTGGGCGGCAGCGTATGCCACTTTTTGGCGATTTATCTGTATGTGGGGCAGGTGTAG
- the ygfZ gene encoding tRNA-modifying protein YgfZ, whose translation MAFTPFSPRQPAASARLPLTLISLDDWALATLTGADAEKYLQGQVTADVSQMTEHQHLLAAHCDPKGKMWSNLRIFRRQDGFAFIERRSLQEAQLKELKKYAVFSKVTITPDDEHVLLGVAGFQARAALKNLFSELPDAEKQVVSEGATSILWFEHPAERFLLVTDAATAERVTEALRGEAQLNNSQQWLALNIEAGLPVIDAANSAQFIPQATNLQALGGISFKKGCYTGQEMVARAKFRGANKRALWTLAGHASRVPEAGEDLELKMGDNWRRTGTVLAAVQLDDGRLLVQAVMNNDMEADSVFRVRDDANTLSIEPLPYSLEE comes from the coding sequence ATGGCATTTACACCATTTTCTCCTCGCCAGCCCGCCGCCTCTGCGCGTCTGCCGCTGACGCTTATTTCTCTTGATGACTGGGCGCTGGCAACGCTCACCGGTGCCGACGCCGAAAAATACCTGCAGGGCCAGGTGACCGCCGACGTCAGCCAGATGACAGAACACCAGCACCTGCTGGCCGCGCATTGCGACCCAAAAGGTAAAATGTGGAGCAACCTGCGTATCTTCCGCCGTCAGGACGGTTTTGCCTTTATTGAGCGCCGCAGCCTGCAAGAGGCCCAGCTCAAAGAGCTGAAAAAATACGCGGTCTTTTCCAAAGTCACGATCACCCCGGACGACGAACATGTCCTTCTGGGTGTGGCCGGTTTCCAGGCCCGTGCGGCCCTGAAAAATCTCTTCAGCGAACTGCCGGATGCAGAAAAGCAGGTGGTCAGCGAAGGCGCAACCTCCATCCTGTGGTTTGAACACCCGGCGGAGCGTTTCTTGTTAGTCACTGATGCGGCAACTGCCGAACGCGTGACCGAAGCGCTGCGCGGCGAAGCACAGCTCAACAACAGTCAGCAGTGGCTGGCGCTGAACATCGAAGCAGGTCTGCCGGTGATTGACGCCGCAAACAGCGCGCAGTTTATTCCTCAGGCAACCAACCTGCAGGCGCTGGGGGGCATCAGCTTTAAAAAGGGCTGTTACACCGGTCAGGAGATGGTGGCGCGTGCAAAATTCCGCGGCGCAAACAAACGTGCGCTTTGGACGCTGGCGGGCCATGCCAGCCGTGTACCTGAAGCGGGTGAAGACTTAGAGCTGAAGATGGGTGATAACTGGCGCCGCACCGGCACCGTGTTAGCCGCCGTACAGCTGGATGATGGACGTCTTTTGGTTCAAGCCGTCATGAACAACGACATGGAAGCCGACAGCGTGTTCCGCGTGCGTGACGATGCGAATACGTTGAGTATTGAGCCGCTGCCGTATTCGTTAGAAGAGTAA
- the sdhE gene encoding FAD assembly factor SdhE — translation MDINNKARIHWACRRGMRELDISIMPFFEYEYDSLSDDDKRLFVRLLESDDPDLFNWLMNHGKPADTELQRMVQLIQTRNRERGPVAI, via the coding sequence ATGGATATTAACAACAAGGCCCGTATTCACTGGGCGTGCCGTCGCGGCATGCGTGAACTTGATATTTCCATCATGCCTTTCTTTGAATATGAGTATGACAGCTTAAGCGATGACGATAAGCGTCTGTTTGTTCGCCTGCTTGAGTCTGACGATCCGGATTTGTTCAACTGGCTGATGAACCACGGCAAACCCGCCGACACCGAGTTGCAACGGATGGTGCAATTAATTCAAACACGGAATCGGGAACGTGGTCCTGTGGCAATCTGA
- a CDS encoding protein YgfX, whose product MVLWQSDLRVSWRSQWMSLLLHGLVAAFVLLMPWPLSYTPLWLLLLSFVVFDSVRSQRRINARQGEIKLLMDSRLRWQGKEWDILGMPWMLNCGMMLRLRKVDGGRCQHLWLAADSMDAAEWRDLRRMLLQQTTQG is encoded by the coding sequence GTGGTCCTGTGGCAATCTGATCTTCGCGTCTCGTGGCGCTCGCAGTGGATGTCTTTATTGCTCCACGGCCTGGTTGCGGCCTTTGTGTTACTGATGCCGTGGCCGCTGAGCTATACGCCGCTGTGGCTGCTGTTACTGTCGTTTGTCGTTTTTGACAGCGTACGCAGCCAGCGTCGCATTAATGCCCGTCAGGGAGAGATTAAATTACTGATGGATTCCCGCCTGCGCTGGCAGGGTAAAGAGTGGGATATTCTCGGTATGCCCTGGATGCTCAACTGCGGCATGATGTTACGGCTACGCAAGGTGGACGGCGGGCGTTGCCAGCATCTGTGGCTGGCGGCTGACAGTATGGATGCTGCCGAATGGCGAGACCTGCGCCGGATGCTGTTGCAACAAACGACGCAGGGGTAG
- the fldB gene encoding flavodoxin FldB yields MNIGLFYGSSTCYTEMAAEKIRDIIGPELVTLHNLKDDALTLMEQYDVLILGIPTWDFGEIQEDWEAIWDQLDTLNLDGKIIAMYGMGDQLGYGEWFLDALGMLHDKLAPKGVSFIGYWPTEGYEFTSKKPIIADGELFVGLALDETNQYDLSDERLQSWCEQILGEMAEKFS; encoded by the coding sequence ATGAATATTGGTCTGTTCTATGGTTCCAGCACCTGCTACACCGAAATGGCGGCAGAGAAAATTCGCGACATCATTGGCCCGGAACTGGTGACGTTGCATAACCTGAAAGATGACGCGCTTACGCTGATGGAGCAGTATGACGTGCTGATCCTCGGCATCCCGACATGGGATTTCGGCGAGATACAGGAAGACTGGGAAGCTATCTGGGACCAGCTCGATACGCTCAACCTCGACGGCAAAATCATTGCCATGTACGGCATGGGGGATCAGCTGGGTTACGGGGAATGGTTCCTGGACGCGCTCGGCATGCTGCACGATAAACTGGCGCCGAAAGGGGTGTCGTTTATCGGCTACTGGCCAACCGAAGGTTACGAGTTCACCAGTAAAAAACCGATTATTGCCGACGGCGAGCTGTTTGTTGGACTCGCGCTGGATGAAACCAATCAGTACGATCTCAGCGATGAGCGCCTGCAAAGCTGGTGCGAGCAGATCCTGGGCGAAATGGCCGAAAAGTTTAGCTAA
- the xerD gene encoding site-specific tyrosine recombinase XerD, translated as MEKDLALIEQFLDALWLEKNLAENTLSAYRRDLTMLVEWLAHRGLSLASAQRDDLQALLGERIAGGYKATSSARLLSAMRRLFQHLYREKIREDDPSALLASPKLPQRLPKDLSEAQVERLLQSPAVDLPLELRDKAMLELLYATGLRVSELVGLTMSDISLRQGVVRVIGKGNKERLVPLGEEAVYWLETYLEHGRPWLLNGTSIDVLFPSQRAQQMTRQTFWHRIKHYATLAGIDSEKLSPHVLRHAFATHLLNHGADLRVVQMLLGHSDLSTTQIYTHVATERLRQLHQQHHPRA; from the coding sequence GTGGAAAAGGATCTCGCACTGATCGAACAGTTTCTCGACGCGCTGTGGCTGGAGAAAAATCTGGCCGAGAATACCCTCAGCGCCTACCGTCGCGATCTCACCATGCTGGTGGAGTGGCTTGCGCACCGGGGGTTATCCCTTGCGAGCGCTCAGCGTGATGACCTGCAGGCGCTGCTTGGGGAACGTATCGCAGGGGGCTATAAAGCCACCAGTTCCGCGCGTTTGCTCAGCGCCATGCGTCGGCTGTTCCAGCATCTCTACCGTGAGAAGATTCGTGAAGACGATCCCAGCGCGCTGCTGGCATCCCCTAAGCTTCCGCAGCGGCTACCGAAAGATCTCAGCGAAGCACAAGTTGAGAGATTATTACAGTCACCGGCTGTTGACCTGCCGCTGGAGTTACGCGATAAAGCCATGCTTGAGCTATTGTATGCTACCGGCTTGCGCGTTTCGGAACTGGTTGGCCTGACGATGAGCGACATCAGCCTGCGTCAGGGCGTGGTGCGCGTCATCGGTAAAGGAAACAAGGAGAGGCTGGTTCCGCTGGGGGAAGAGGCGGTTTACTGGCTGGAAACCTACCTGGAGCACGGTCGTCCGTGGCTGCTCAATGGTACGTCTATCGACGTCCTGTTTCCGAGCCAGCGCGCCCAGCAGATGACGCGGCAAACGTTCTGGCATCGCATCAAGCATTACGCCACACTGGCGGGTATCGACAGTGAAAAGCTTTCGCCGCACGTATTGCGTCACGCCTTCGCGACGCATCTGTTAAACCACGGCGCTGATTTACGCGTGGTGCAGATGCTGCTGGGGCACAGCGATCTTTCCACAACGCAAATTTACACCCATGTCGCGACGGAACGCCTGCGGCAGCTACACCAACAGCACCACCCTCGTGCGTGA
- the dsbC gene encoding bifunctional protein-disulfide isomerase/oxidoreductase DsbC encodes MKKSFALFTLLAASFTGFAHADDAAIKQSLAKLGVTGSDIQPAPVAGMKTVLTNSGVLYVTEDGKHIIQGPMYDVSGAQPVNVTNQLLMKNLNALEKEMIVYKAAQEKHVITVFTDITCGYCHKLHEEMKDYNALGITVRYLAFPRAGVQSQPEQDMKAIWCAKDRNKAFDDAMNGKGVKPASCDIDIANHYALGVQFGVSGTPAIVLSNGYVVPGYQGPKEMKEFLDAHQKQFGGK; translated from the coding sequence ATGAAAAAGTCTTTCGCGCTGTTCACCCTGCTGGCAGCCTCATTTACCGGTTTCGCCCATGCGGACGACGCCGCCATCAAACAGTCGCTGGCTAAGCTTGGCGTCACCGGTAGCGATATTCAGCCTGCACCGGTTGCCGGCATGAAAACGGTGCTGACCAACAGCGGGGTGCTGTACGTCACCGAAGACGGCAAACACATTATTCAGGGGCCAATGTACGACGTGAGCGGCGCGCAGCCGGTGAACGTCACCAACCAGCTGCTGATGAAAAACCTGAACGCGCTCGAGAAAGAGATGATCGTCTATAAAGCGGCGCAGGAAAAACACGTCATTACCGTCTTCACCGACATCACCTGTGGCTACTGCCACAAGCTGCATGAAGAGATGAAAGACTACAACGCGCTGGGCATTACCGTGCGTTACCTGGCCTTCCCGCGCGCGGGCGTGCAGAGCCAGCCAGAGCAGGACATGAAGGCGATCTGGTGTGCGAAAGACCGCAACAAAGCGTTTGACGACGCCATGAACGGCAAAGGCGTTAAGCCAGCCTCCTGCGACATTGATATTGCTAACCACTATGCGCTCGGCGTGCAGTTTGGCGTGAGCGGTACCCCTGCGATTGTCCTGAGCAACGGCTATGTCGTTCCGGGCTATCAGGGACCGAAAGAGATGAAAGAGTTCCTCGACGCGCACCAGAAACAGTTTGGTGGTAAATAA
- the recJ gene encoding single-stranded-DNA-specific exonuclease RecJ, protein MKAPIKLRRREAVEPVDLPDDLPALLKRLYASRGVRRAEDLERSVKGMLPWQQLSGIEKATEMLYNALREGTRIVVVGDFDADGATSTALSVLSLRALGCDNVTYLVPNRFEDGYGLSPEVVDQAHARGAQMIMTVDNGISSHAGVDHAHALGIPVLVTDHHLPGETLPDAEAIINPNLRDCGFPSKSLAGVGVAFYLMLALRTLLRDKGWFDSRGIAVPNLAEYLDLVALGTVADVVPLDTNNRILTWQGLSRIRAGKCRPGIKALLEIANRDPLKLAASDLGFALGPRLNAAGRLDDMSVGVALLLCDNIGEARVLANELDALNQTRKEIEQGMQAEALTLCEKLERSGDTLPGGLAMYHPEWHQGVVGILASRIKERFHRPVIAFAPAGDGTLKGSGRSIQGLHMRDALERLDTLHPGLMIKFGGHAMAAGLSLEEAKFDEFQRLFGELVTDWIDPALLQGEVVSDGELSPLEMTMDVAQMLRDAGPWGQMFPEPLFDGRFRLLQQRIVGERHLKVMVEPVGGGPLLDGIAFNVDTSIWPDNGVREVELAYKLDINEFRGNRTLQIIIDNIWPI, encoded by the coding sequence GTGAAAGCCCCAATAAAATTGCGCCGCCGCGAGGCGGTTGAACCGGTTGATTTGCCAGACGATCTCCCGGCGCTGCTTAAGCGTCTCTACGCCAGCCGCGGCGTGCGTCGCGCGGAGGATCTTGAACGCAGCGTGAAAGGGATGCTGCCCTGGCAGCAGCTGAGCGGTATCGAAAAAGCTACCGAAATGCTCTACAACGCGCTTCGAGAGGGAACGCGGATTGTGGTGGTAGGTGATTTCGACGCCGACGGCGCAACCAGCACCGCGCTGAGCGTGCTCAGCCTGCGCGCGCTGGGCTGCGATAACGTCACGTATCTGGTGCCGAACCGTTTTGAAGACGGCTATGGTCTCAGTCCGGAAGTGGTCGATCAGGCCCACGCCCGTGGTGCACAGATGATCATGACCGTCGATAACGGGATCTCTTCCCATGCGGGCGTCGATCATGCTCACGCTTTGGGGATCCCGGTGCTGGTCACCGATCACCACCTGCCGGGCGAAACGCTGCCGGATGCGGAAGCGATTATTAACCCCAACCTGCGCGACTGCGGTTTCCCGTCGAAATCCCTCGCGGGCGTGGGCGTAGCGTTTTATCTGATGCTGGCGTTACGTACCCTGTTACGCGATAAGGGCTGGTTCGACTCTCGCGGTATTGCCGTACCGAACCTGGCCGAATATCTCGATCTGGTGGCGCTGGGTACCGTCGCGGACGTGGTGCCGCTTGATACCAATAACCGCATTTTGACCTGGCAGGGCTTAAGCCGCATCCGGGCAGGCAAGTGCCGTCCGGGGATCAAGGCGCTGCTGGAGATTGCCAACCGCGATCCGCTCAAGCTGGCGGCAAGCGATTTGGGCTTTGCCCTCGGGCCGCGTCTTAACGCAGCTGGAAGGCTGGACGATATGTCCGTCGGCGTGGCGCTGCTGCTGTGCGATAACATTGGTGAAGCACGCGTGCTCGCCAACGAGCTTGACGCGCTGAACCAGACCCGCAAAGAGATTGAGCAGGGGATGCAGGCCGAAGCGCTGACCCTGTGCGAAAAACTTGAGCGCAGCGGCGATACGCTGCCGGGCGGCCTGGCGATGTACCATCCTGAGTGGCATCAGGGCGTGGTCGGCATTCTGGCGTCGCGCATTAAAGAGCGTTTCCACCGTCCGGTGATCGCGTTCGCCCCCGCGGGTGACGGTACGCTGAAAGGCTCCGGCCGTTCGATTCAGGGTCTGCACATGCGCGATGCGCTGGAGCGTCTCGATACGCTTCACCCGGGTCTGATGATCAAGTTCGGCGGCCATGCGATGGCGGCGGGCCTGTCGCTGGAAGAGGCGAAGTTCGACGAGTTTCAGCGGCTGTTTGGTGAACTGGTCACCGACTGGATTGACCCGGCCCTGTTGCAGGGGGAAGTGGTGTCCGATGGCGAGCTTTCACCGCTTGAGATGACGATGGACGTGGCGCAAATGCTCCGCGATGCCGGTCCGTGGGGGCAGATGTTCCCGGAACCGCTGTTCGACGGGCGTTTCCGCCTGCTGCAGCAGCGTATCGTCGGCGAACGTCATCTGAAAGTGATGGTCGAGCCTGTGGGCGGTGGTCCGCTGCTGGACGGCATCGCCTTCAACGTTGACACCTCTATCTGGCCTGACAACGGCGTGCGCGAGGTTGAGCTGGCGTACAAACTGGATATAAACGAGTTTCGCGGTAACCGCACCCTTCAGATCATCATCGACAATATCTGGCCAATTTAG
- the prfB gene encoding peptide chain release factor 2 (programmed frameshift), whose translation MFEINPVKNRIQDLTERSDVLRGYLDYDAKKERLEEVNAELEQPDVWNEPERAQALGKERSSLEAIVDTLDQMAQGLEDVSGLLELAVEADDEETFNEAVAELDVLEEKLAQLEFRRMFSGEYDSADCYLDIQAGSGGTEAQDWASMLTRMYLRWAEARGFKTEIIEESEGEVAGLKSVTIKIIGDYAYGWLRTETGVHRLVRKSPFDSGGRRHTSFSSAFVYPEVDEDIDIEINPADLRIDVYRASGAGGQHVNRTESAVRITHIPTGLVTQCQNDRSQHKNKDQAMKQMKAKLYELEMQKKNAEKQAMEDNKSDIGWGSQIRSYVLDDSRIKDLRTGVETRNTQAVLDGSLDQFIEASLKAGL comes from the exons ATGTTTGAAATTAATCCGGTAAAAAACCGTATTCAGGACCTCACGGAGCGCTCTGACGTTCTTAGGGGGTATCTT GACTACGATGCCAAGAAAGAGCGTCTTGAAGAAGTAAACGCCGAGCTGGAACAGCCGGACGTCTGGAACGAACCTGAACGCGCACAGGCGCTGGGTAAAGAGCGTTCCTCTCTCGAAGCTATCGTAGATACGCTGGATCAAATGGCCCAGGGGCTGGAAGATGTTTCCGGTTTGCTGGAGCTGGCCGTCGAAGCCGACGACGAAGAAACCTTTAACGAAGCCGTAGCAGAACTCGACGTGCTGGAAGAGAAGCTGGCGCAGCTGGAATTCCGCCGTATGTTCTCCGGCGAATACGACAGCGCTGACTGCTATCTCGATATTCAGGCTGGTTCTGGCGGCACCGAAGCGCAGGACTGGGCCAGCATGCTGACGCGTATGTACCTGCGTTGGGCAGAAGCGCGCGGCTTCAAAACCGAAATTATCGAAGAGTCTGAAGGTGAAGTTGCGGGTCTGAAATCCGTCACCATCAAGATCATTGGCGATTACGCCTACGGCTGGCTGCGTACCGAAACCGGCGTTCACCGCCTTGTGCGTAAGAGCCCGTTCGACTCCGGTGGCCGTCGTCATACCTCCTTCAGCTCCGCGTTTGTTTACCCGGAAGTTGATGAAGATATTGATATCGAAATTAACCCGGCGGACCTGCGTATCGACGTTTACCGCGCATCCGGCGCGGGTGGTCAGCACGTTAACCGTACGGAATCGGCGGTGCGTATTACCCACATTCCAACCGGGCTGGTAACACAGTGCCAGAACGACCGTTCCCAGCATAAGAACAAAGACCAGGCCATGAAGCAGATGAAAGCGAAGCTTTATGAACTGGAGATGCAGAAGAAAAATGCTGAGAAACAGGCGATGGAAGACAACAAGTCCGATATCGGTTGGGGCAGCCAGATCCGTTCTTACGTCCTTGATGACTCCCGCATCAAAGACCTGCGTACCGGGGTTGAAACCCGCAACACGCAGGCGGTGCTGGACGGCAGCCTGGACCAATTTATCGAAGCAAGTTTGAAAGCAGGGTTATGA
- the lysS gene encoding lysine--tRNA ligase, whose protein sequence is MSEQQAQGADAVVDLNNELKTRREKLAALREQGVPFPNDFRRDHTSDQLHADFDAKENEELEALNVEVAVAGRMMTRRIMGKASFVTLQDVGGRIQLYVSRDDLPEGIYNEQFKKWDLGDILGAKGKLFKTKTGELSIHCTELRLLTKALRPLPDKFHGLQDQEARYRQRYLDLISNDESRKTFKIRSQIMAGIRQFMVNRDFMEVETPMMQVIPGGASARPFITHHNALDLDMYLRIAPELYLKRLVVGGFDRVFEINRNFRNEGISVRHNPEFTMMELYMAYADYKDLIELTESLFRTLAQDILGTTEVPYGEEVFDFGKPFEKLTMREAIKKYRPETNMADLDNFDSAKAIAESIGIKVEKSWGLGRIVTEIFEEVAEAHLIQPTFITEYPAEVSPLARRNDENPEITDRFEFFIGGREIGNGFSELNDAEDQAQRFQDQVDAKAAGDDEAMFFDEDYVTALEHGLPPTAGLGIGIDRMVMLFTNSHTIRDVILFPAMRPVK, encoded by the coding sequence ATGTCTGAACAACAAGCACAGGGCGCTGACGCGGTAGTCGATCTTAACAACGAACTGAAAACCCGCCGCGAGAAGCTGGCAGCGCTGCGCGAGCAGGGCGTGCCGTTCCCGAACGATTTTCGTCGTGACCATACCTCAGACCAACTGCACGCTGACTTCGACGCTAAAGAGAACGAAGAGCTGGAAGCGCTGAACGTTGAAGTGGCCGTTGCAGGCCGCATGATGACCCGTCGTATCATGGGTAAAGCCTCCTTCGTGACCTTGCAGGACGTAGGCGGCCGTATTCAGCTGTACGTTTCCCGTGACGACCTGCCGGAAGGCATCTACAACGAGCAGTTCAAGAAGTGGGACCTGGGCGATATCCTGGGCGCGAAAGGTAAACTGTTCAAAACCAAAACCGGTGAACTGTCTATCCACTGCACCGAGCTGCGTCTGCTGACCAAAGCCCTGCGCCCGCTGCCGGACAAGTTCCACGGCCTGCAGGATCAGGAAGCGCGCTACCGTCAGCGCTACCTGGATCTCATCTCTAACGATGAATCCCGCAAGACCTTCAAAATTCGCTCCCAGATCATGGCCGGTATCCGCCAGTTCATGGTGAACCGCGACTTTATGGAAGTGGAAACCCCGATGATGCAGGTGATCCCTGGCGGCGCGTCTGCGCGTCCGTTCATCACCCATCACAACGCCCTGGACCTGGACATGTACCTGCGTATCGCGCCGGAACTGTACCTGAAGCGTCTGGTGGTCGGTGGTTTCGACCGCGTGTTCGAAATCAACCGTAACTTCCGTAACGAAGGCATCTCCGTTCGTCATAACCCAGAGTTCACCATGATGGAACTCTATATGGCGTATGCGGATTACAAAGATCTGATCGAGCTGACCGAATCCCTGTTCCGCACCCTGGCGCAGGACATTCTGGGCACCACCGAAGTGCCTTACGGTGAAGAAGTCTTCGACTTCGGCAAGCCGTTCGAAAAACTGACCATGCGCGAAGCGATCAAGAAATACCGTCCGGAAACTAACATGGCGGATCTGGATAACTTCGACTCTGCGAAAGCGATTGCCGAAAGCATCGGTATCAAGGTTGAGAAGAGCTGGGGTCTGGGCCGTATCGTGACCGAAATCTTCGAAGAAGTGGCCGAAGCGCACCTGATTCAGCCGACCTTTATCACCGAATACCCGGCTGAAGTCTCTCCGCTGGCGCGTCGTAATGACGAGAACCCGGAAATCACCGATCGTTTCGAATTCTTCATCGGCGGCCGTGAAATCGGCAACGGCTTTAGCGAGCTGAACGATGCGGAAGACCAGGCTCAGCGTTTCCAGGACCAGGTTGACGCGAAAGCGGCAGGCGACGACGAAGCGATGTTCTTCGACGAAGACTACGTGACCGCGCTGGAACACGGCCTGCCGCCAACGGCGGGTCTGGGCATCGGTATCGACCGTATGGTCATGCTGTTCACCAACAGCCACACCATCCGCGACGTGATCCTGTTCCCGGCGATGCGCCCGGTGAAGTAA
- the idi gene encoding isopentenyl-diphosphate Delta-isomerase — MSIQEHVILVNDQGMVIGTQEKYAAHTLHTPLHLAFSSWLFNANGECLITRRALSKKAWPGVWTNSVCGHPQSGEETIQAIIRRCRFEVGAELSNITAVAPEFRYRETDPSGIVENEICPVFAARITNDVTINEDEVMDYQWVELDALFRALDATPWAFSPWMVMEATTAREKLKAFAAQ, encoded by the coding sequence ATGAGTATTCAAGAACACGTTATTTTGGTAAACGACCAGGGAATGGTGATTGGCACTCAGGAAAAATACGCCGCGCACACCTTACATACCCCGCTGCATCTGGCGTTCTCTTCCTGGCTTTTTAACGCAAACGGCGAATGTCTGATCACCCGGCGCGCCTTAAGCAAAAAAGCCTGGCCCGGCGTCTGGACCAACTCCGTCTGCGGCCACCCGCAGTCCGGCGAAGAGACGATACAGGCGATAATCCGCCGCTGCCGCTTTGAAGTGGGCGCTGAGCTGTCCAATATCACCGCCGTCGCCCCTGAATTTCGCTATCGGGAAACCGACCCGTCCGGGATCGTGGAAAACGAGATTTGCCCGGTATTCGCTGCCCGCATCACTAACGACGTAACGATAAACGAAGACGAAGTGATGGACTATCAGTGGGTTGAGCTGGACGCGTTATTCCGCGCGCTGGACGCGACGCCCTGGGCCTTTAGCCCGTGGATGGTCATGGAAGCGACGACCGCCCGCGAAAAACTAAAAGCCTTCGCGGCGCAATAA